In the Sediminibacter sp. Hel_I_10 genome, one interval contains:
- a CDS encoding Fpg/Nei family DNA glycosylase translates to MPELPEVQGYKVYIDSTSLHQPIKAFECRDNRLLKVAKSEFEKALLGAELTATKRIGKYLFLETTGQKILVMHFGMTGRPNYYKDVEDRPKFGHIVLTFENGFHFAFENKRKFGWWNLIDSIEDYKKEHDLSDDARDLSFELFAASLSTRKTHIKKIIMDQSVAAGVGNWMADEILYQAQIHPKTKVEDMDESALRKVFDAMKEVIEVAIKHDAHYDDFPKNYLMHFREKGGTCYHTGGPIEKIKLGGRATYFSPEWQKL, encoded by the coding sequence ATGCCAGAATTACCAGAAGTACAAGGTTACAAAGTATATATAGACAGTACCTCATTGCATCAACCCATAAAAGCCTTTGAGTGTCGTGATAATAGACTGCTAAAGGTCGCGAAGTCCGAATTTGAAAAAGCGCTTTTAGGAGCAGAACTTACCGCGACAAAACGCATTGGAAAATACTTATTTCTCGAAACCACAGGTCAAAAGATTTTGGTGATGCATTTTGGCATGACGGGAAGACCCAATTACTATAAAGATGTAGAAGACAGACCTAAGTTTGGCCATATTGTACTCACCTTCGAAAATGGTTTTCATTTTGCTTTTGAAAACAAACGTAAATTCGGTTGGTGGAACCTTATCGATTCTATAGAAGATTATAAAAAAGAACACGACTTGAGCGATGATGCGAGAGACCTCAGCTTTGAGTTATTTGCAGCATCTTTAAGCACACGAAAAACCCATATCAAAAAGATCATCATGGATCAAAGTGTGGCTGCGGGCGTTGGTAATTGGATGGCAGACGAAATTCTCTACCAAGCCCAAATTCACCCTAAAACAAAAGTGGAAGACATGGATGAAAGCGCTCTAAGGAAAGTTTTTGATGCCATGAAAGAAGTGATTGAAGTGGCTATAAAACATGACGCCCATTATGACGATTTTCCCAAAAACTATCTCATGCATTTTAGAGAAAAAGGCGGCACTTGCTATCATACAGGTGGACCCATAGAAAAGATAAAGTTGGGAGGACGGGCTACCTATTTTTCCCCAGAATGGCAAAAACTTTAG
- a CDS encoding DUF4982 domain-containing protein: MKITTYFINTVLALFLFSLSVNAQIRQEITLTNGWKFNKGQHHNAKSPEFDDANWESVTVPHDWAIYGPFDKEVDKQIVAIEQNGEQIASEKTGRTGALPYIGEAWYRHPFSLPNFDDTKKVLIVFEGAMSEPEVFLNGNKIGEWKYGYSYFYFDITEHINGNNTNLLAVKLNNLGLSSRWYPGAGLYRNVSIVVKDKSSINQWGTFITTPFIASNLAKVNVKTEVSGANLRLLTEVYDAQDHKVSTNETEQIFGNTFEQNLAVENPNLWSPENPYLYTAVIKLFDGNELKDEVTKRFGIRDIKYEPNKGFSLNGEVRKFKGVCLHHDLGPLGTAINTAALRRQLRILKDMGCDAIRSAHNMPSLEQLELCDEMGFMFLAESFDEWAKPKVENGYNRFFEDYAEKDVVNLVRATRNHPSIIMWSAGNEVPDQWGSEGVKRAKWLQDIFHREDPTRPVTVGMDQVKATMASGFGALLDVPGLNYRVHLYEDAYEAFPQGFILGSETASTVSSRGIYKFPVEKAAMKTYDDLQSSSYDLEYCSWSNLPDDDFVLQDDKPWVIGEFVWTGFDYLGEPTPYDEAWPARSSYFGICDLAGIPKDRFYLYRSRWNTTDETLHILPHWNWPERQGKTTPVFVYTNYDSAELFLNGESLGVQYKNKSTPQNRYRLMWMDVKYQPGTLKVVALDKDGKPVAEEQVTTAGTPDQIILDPDVKTLTANGKDLAFITVSVVDKNGIPCPTASTPLSFKVNGAGNFKAVCNGDPTSLEPFHLPTMQLFSGKLVVIIESIEKAGSIAVKVTGKGLKTGQLELQSKSLNP; the protein is encoded by the coding sequence ATGAAAATCACCACATATTTCATAAATACCGTTTTAGCTTTATTTCTTTTTAGTTTAAGCGTCAACGCACAGATACGACAGGAAATCACACTTACAAATGGGTGGAAATTCAATAAAGGCCAACACCATAATGCAAAATCTCCAGAATTTGACGATGCCAATTGGGAGTCTGTTACCGTGCCTCATGATTGGGCCATTTACGGTCCTTTTGACAAAGAGGTTGACAAGCAAATTGTAGCCATAGAACAAAATGGCGAACAAATTGCTTCTGAAAAAACAGGCAGAACTGGTGCATTACCTTACATTGGAGAAGCTTGGTACAGACATCCATTTTCGCTACCAAATTTTGATGATACCAAAAAAGTATTGATTGTTTTTGAAGGTGCCATGAGCGAGCCAGAAGTTTTTTTAAATGGCAACAAGATTGGAGAATGGAAATATGGTTATAGCTATTTCTATTTTGATATCACAGAACACATAAACGGCAATAACACTAATCTGCTCGCTGTAAAATTAAACAATCTTGGTCTATCGTCACGTTGGTACCCTGGGGCTGGACTCTATCGCAATGTGAGCATTGTTGTTAAAGATAAATCGAGTATTAACCAATGGGGTACGTTTATCACCACACCCTTTATAGCGTCTAATTTGGCAAAAGTGAACGTCAAAACTGAGGTGTCTGGAGCAAACTTGCGCTTGCTCACCGAGGTCTATGATGCCCAAGACCATAAAGTAAGCACCAATGAAACAGAACAAATTTTCGGAAATACCTTTGAGCAAAATTTAGCGGTTGAAAATCCAAACCTATGGAGCCCAGAAAACCCGTATTTATATACCGCCGTAATAAAATTATTTGATGGTAATGAGTTAAAGGATGAAGTCACAAAACGATTTGGCATACGCGACATTAAGTACGAGCCCAATAAGGGCTTTAGTTTAAACGGAGAAGTCAGAAAATTTAAAGGCGTTTGTCTTCACCACGATTTAGGTCCGTTGGGAACTGCAATCAATACCGCTGCCTTAAGACGACAATTGCGCATTTTAAAAGACATGGGCTGTGATGCCATAAGAAGCGCTCACAACATGCCTTCTCTTGAGCAATTAGAGCTCTGTGATGAAATGGGGTTTATGTTTTTAGCGGAGAGTTTTGATGAATGGGCAAAACCTAAAGTAGAAAATGGCTATAATCGGTTTTTTGAAGACTACGCCGAAAAAGATGTGGTAAACCTAGTACGTGCAACTCGAAACCACCCAAGTATCATCATGTGGAGCGCTGGTAACGAAGTGCCAGACCAATGGGGAAGTGAAGGTGTAAAACGAGCCAAATGGTTACAAGATATTTTTCATAGAGAAGACCCCACACGTCCAGTAACGGTGGGAATGGATCAAGTTAAGGCCACTATGGCATCAGGATTTGGGGCATTATTAGATGTCCCTGGATTGAATTATCGGGTTCACTTATATGAAGATGCTTATGAGGCTTTTCCACAAGGATTTATTTTAGGATCAGAAACGGCATCAACCGTAAGCTCGAGAGGAATTTACAAATTTCCTGTAGAAAAAGCTGCTATGAAAACGTATGACGATCTCCAATCTTCATCTTACGATTTAGAGTATTGCAGCTGGTCCAACCTTCCTGATGATGACTTTGTGCTGCAAGATGATAAGCCTTGGGTAATTGGCGAGTTTGTTTGGACGGGGTTTGACTATTTGGGAGAACCTACGCCTTATGATGAAGCGTGGCCGGCACGAAGCTCTTATTTTGGCATCTGTGATTTGGCTGGCATTCCTAAAGATCGATTTTACCTCTATAGAAGTCGTTGGAATACAACAGATGAAACATTACACATTCTTCCGCATTGGAATTGGCCAGAACGCCAAGGTAAAACAACTCCAGTTTTTGTTTATACCAATTACGATAGTGCCGAATTATTTTTAAACGGCGAAAGCTTGGGCGTTCAGTATAAAAATAAAAGTACGCCACAAAATCGATACCGCTTAATGTGGATGGATGTCAAATACCAACCCGGCACATTAAAAGTGGTCGCTCTCGACAAAGATGGAAAACCGGTTGCAGAAGAACAAGTTACCACCGCAGGAACACCAGATCAGATTATTCTTGATCCAGACGTTAAAACACTTACCGCCAATGGTAAAGATCTTGCATTTATAACGGTTTCCGTAGTTGATAAAAATGGCATTCCCTGCCCTACCGCAAGCACGCCACTTTCTTTTAAAGTTAATGGTGCCGGAAACTTCAAAGCGGTTTGCAATGGCGATCCGACATCTTTGGAACCGTTTCACTTACCCACAATGCAACTTTTTAGCGGAAAATTAGTGGTAATTATTGAATCTATTGAAAAGGCTGGCTCTATAGCAGTCAAAGTAACTGGGAAGGGATTAAAAACTGGACAATTGGAATTACAGAGCAAATCTCTTAATCCGTAA
- a CDS encoding glycosyl hydrolase 53 family protein: MTLYNFKFIWIASIFCIINQGCSSSDKNDDSSIDDDVVVDPTDDGVAEPPQSIDFYYGADLSYVNEMEDCNASYKDANGTSMDVYDIFKNAGTNLVRVRLWHNPTWTNYSNYNDVKETIARAKAKGMAVLLDFHYSDTWTDPSQQQIPAAWASEINNTSALGALLYNYTYTTLNDLAALNLLPEIVQVGNEINAMILQDGELVWPIDWARNASLINQGIDAVRDISAENNADIEVMLHIAQPENALWWFEEATANGITDFDWIGLSYYPIWSEYTLENVNQPLTSLKNTYGKKLMIVETAYPFTLDNADAANNILGADALVSGHPASQQGQLDYLNQLKTIMENVGGAGIIYWEPAWVSTSCSTLWAQGSHWDNATLFDHDNKATLGLQFYNGSLED; the protein is encoded by the coding sequence ATGACACTTTACAATTTTAAATTTATCTGGATAGCCTCTATTTTTTGTATCATAAATCAGGGCTGTTCAAGCTCCGACAAAAATGACGATTCCAGTATTGATGATGATGTGGTTGTTGACCCAACAGACGACGGCGTTGCAGAACCACCACAATCCATAGATTTTTATTATGGTGCCGACTTATCGTATGTTAATGAAATGGAAGATTGTAATGCCTCCTATAAAGATGCTAATGGCACCAGCATGGATGTCTATGATATTTTCAAAAATGCGGGCACAAATTTGGTAAGGGTACGTTTATGGCACAACCCTACTTGGACGAACTATTCCAATTACAATGATGTTAAAGAAACGATAGCGCGTGCAAAGGCCAAAGGCATGGCCGTGTTATTGGATTTTCATTATAGCGACACATGGACAGACCCATCACAACAACAAATTCCTGCTGCTTGGGCTAGTGAGATCAATAATACTTCGGCTTTAGGAGCGCTGCTTTATAATTACACCTATACTACCTTAAATGATCTGGCGGCTTTAAACTTATTGCCTGAAATTGTTCAAGTGGGCAATGAAATTAACGCCATGATCCTACAGGATGGTGAGCTCGTCTGGCCTATTGATTGGGCGCGTAATGCATCACTTATTAATCAAGGGATTGATGCCGTAAGGGATATTTCCGCAGAAAACAATGCCGATATTGAAGTCATGCTCCATATTGCTCAGCCTGAAAATGCACTATGGTGGTTTGAAGAAGCTACTGCAAATGGTATTACAGATTTTGATTGGATTGGCCTCTCCTACTATCCTATTTGGTCAGAATACACCCTCGAAAATGTAAACCAACCCCTTACCTCTTTAAAGAATACCTACGGAAAAAAATTAATGATTGTAGAAACCGCCTATCCTTTTACACTAGACAATGCCGATGCAGCCAATAATATTTTAGGTGCAGATGCATTAGTTAGTGGACATCCTGCAAGCCAGCAAGGACAACTGGATTACCTCAATCAACTTAAAACAATTATGGAGAATGTTGGCGGAGCAGGCATTATATATTGGGAGCCTGCTTGGGTATCTACATCCTGTAGCACGCTTTGGGCACAAGGATCGCATTGGGATAACGCCACGCTTTTTGATCATGACAATAAGGCAACCTTAGGCCTACAATTTTATAATGGCTCTTTAGAGGACTAA
- a CDS encoding alpha-amylase family glycosyl hydrolase translates to MKSYLYTFFLLLSFASYAQVSLSVGAIEIDEPVTITLDINSSDSNCNGLSNPAKVYMHSGIGDNSNAFGFNVIGNYGQDDGVGEMTSNGDGTYSITITPEIYYNLTESQAATATQIGMVFRNEDGSQELKDDGCNDFIFSVGSVNINITLPSSSLAIVNSGGNISVSATINFQGSATVQGSFEIFYNDVSVATGTCGFPSCNTTISNITESGTVRFVGTPPGSTETGEAIFEVLVAPTVVEEALPTGLEDGINYGTDQTTATLVLTAPEKDFVQVAGSFNNYAPSDSDFMKQDPSTGKYWLQINGLTPGQIETFQYWVYDQTPIANSQVLVKVADPFSTLVLSPYDDQYIPTNSYPDLPAYPANQNYEVTVLQTGQTPYNWQVANFNPPKKEDLIVYEVLVRDFDADRNYQDLIDKIDYFKNLNINAIELMPVMEFEGNESWGYNTSFHMALDKFYGTEDKFRELVDVYHQNGIAVILDVALNHAFGRNPMVRMWVNDPDGDGFGNPSSENPYFNETARHSYSVGSDFNHQSDLTQAYTERVIKHWIEDFKIDGFRWDLTKGFTQNCTGSDEGCTNGYQQDRVDILKAYADYSWSLDPDHYVIFEHLGTDNEEQEWANYRLDEDKGIMMWGIMNNAYNELTMGYNANINRMGHESHGFEGKRVMGYAESHDEERLMYRNLQFGNNSNFSHNVRDLETALSRMSALGAVTITVPGPKMVWHFGDLGMDNSIFTCFNGTVNEPGGTDGDCKLDTKPQPQWTENWLNDASRNQIYNDWARLNALKINEPVFEGDYTITSGALTPRIDVFDTALPTTQLRNVIVLANFDVTTRTINTNFPTEGTWYDLMDASGNTTYSGATINIPAGQFRIFGNQPATLTVDQVATETTFGIFPNPANSAFKINKAISQLEIFDITGKLIKSFQGDFSQNDAFNISNLNQGLYLVKIKNNNGAFLTSKLIKQ, encoded by the coding sequence ATGAAATCTTATTTATACACCTTTTTTCTTTTATTATCTTTTGCTTCTTATGCTCAAGTATCCTTGAGCGTTGGCGCAATTGAGATTGATGAACCTGTTACCATTACTTTAGATATTAATAGTTCAGATAGCAATTGCAATGGATTAAGTAACCCAGCAAAAGTGTATATGCACTCTGGCATTGGAGACAATAGTAACGCCTTTGGTTTTAACGTTATTGGAAACTATGGCCAAGATGACGGTGTTGGTGAAATGACCTCTAACGGTGATGGCACCTACAGCATTACCATTACACCAGAAATCTATTATAATCTTACCGAAAGTCAAGCAGCAACTGCCACGCAAATAGGAATGGTCTTTAGAAATGAAGATGGATCCCAAGAACTAAAAGATGACGGCTGTAATGATTTTATTTTCTCCGTAGGTAGCGTCAATATCAACATCACCTTGCCATCAAGCTCCTTGGCAATAGTGAATTCTGGAGGTAACATATCTGTTAGCGCTACTATTAATTTTCAAGGTTCAGCCACAGTGCAAGGGAGTTTTGAAATTTTCTATAATGATGTCTCCGTAGCTACTGGCACTTGTGGATTTCCTTCATGTAACACAACAATTTCCAACATTACAGAAAGTGGAACAGTTAGATTTGTAGGAACTCCTCCTGGCTCTACAGAAACTGGAGAAGCCATTTTTGAAGTGTTAGTGGCTCCAACTGTTGTTGAAGAAGCCTTACCTACTGGACTTGAAGATGGTATCAATTACGGGACAGATCAAACTACTGCAACCTTAGTGTTAACCGCGCCAGAAAAAGATTTTGTTCAAGTAGCAGGCAGTTTTAACAACTATGCCCCTTCTGATAGTGATTTCATGAAGCAAGACCCAAGCACAGGGAAGTATTGGCTTCAAATCAACGGCTTAACACCTGGTCAAATAGAAACATTTCAATATTGGGTCTACGATCAAACACCCATAGCAAACTCTCAAGTATTGGTTAAAGTTGCAGATCCTTTCTCTACTTTGGTGCTATCTCCTTATGATGACCAATATATTCCAACTAATAGCTATCCTGACTTACCTGCTTATCCAGCAAACCAAAATTATGAAGTAACTGTTCTTCAAACCGGTCAAACACCGTACAACTGGCAAGTCGCTAATTTCAATCCTCCTAAAAAAGAAGATCTTATCGTATATGAGGTTTTGGTAAGAGATTTTGATGCAGATAGAAACTATCAAGATCTTATAGATAAAATCGATTACTTTAAAAATTTAAATATAAATGCCATAGAGCTCATGCCTGTGATGGAATTTGAAGGCAATGAAAGCTGGGGATACAATACATCGTTTCATATGGCATTAGACAAATTTTATGGTACCGAAGATAAATTTAGAGAGCTCGTTGATGTTTATCACCAAAACGGAATTGCCGTAATTTTAGATGTAGCACTTAACCATGCCTTTGGAAGAAATCCAATGGTGCGCATGTGGGTCAATGATCCTGATGGTGATGGCTTCGGAAATCCGAGTAGCGAAAACCCGTACTTTAATGAAACTGCACGTCACAGTTACAGTGTAGGATCAGATTTCAATCACCAAAGTGACTTGACACAAGCTTACACAGAACGTGTGATTAAGCATTGGATAGAAGATTTTAAGATTGACGGTTTCCGCTGGGATTTAACCAAAGGATTTACACAAAACTGCACAGGAAGTGATGAAGGCTGTACCAACGGATACCAACAAGATCGTGTAGATATTCTTAAAGCCTATGCTGATTATTCTTGGTCATTAGATCCTGACCATTATGTGATTTTTGAACACCTAGGTACTGATAATGAAGAACAGGAATGGGCTAATTATCGTTTAGATGAAGACAAAGGGATAATGATGTGGGGAATCATGAATAATGCATACAATGAACTAACCATGGGGTACAACGCCAACATCAATAGAATGGGGCATGAAAGCCACGGATTTGAAGGAAAACGTGTTATGGGTTATGCCGAAAGTCATGATGAAGAGCGCTTGATGTACAGAAATCTGCAGTTTGGAAATAATTCAAATTTTAGCCATAACGTAAGAGACCTAGAAACAGCATTGTCTAGAATGTCTGCTTTAGGAGCTGTTACCATTACCGTTCCTGGTCCAAAAATGGTATGGCACTTTGGAGATTTAGGGATGGACAATTCTATATTTACCTGCTTTAACGGTACTGTGAATGAACCTGGAGGCACAGATGGTGATTGCAAATTAGACACCAAGCCACAACCACAATGGACGGAAAACTGGCTGAACGATGCCAGTCGAAATCAAATTTACAATGATTGGGCAAGGTTGAATGCGCTTAAAATAAACGAGCCTGTTTTTGAAGGTGATTATACGATTACTTCTGGCGCTTTAACCCCAAGAATTGACGTCTTTGACACCGCTTTACCTACTACTCAACTGAGAAACGTGATTGTATTGGCAAATTTTGATGTGACTACAAGAACTATCAATACCAATTTCCCTACGGAAGGCACATGGTATGATCTTATGGACGCGTCTGGAAATACAACTTATAGCGGGGCAACCATCAACATTCCTGCTGGACAGTTTAGAATTTTCGGTAATCAACCAGCAACCTTAACTGTAGATCAGGTTGCTACTGAAACCACATTCGGTATTTTTCCAAATCCGGCAAACAGTGCTTTCAAAATCAATAAAGCCATCAGCCAATTAGAAATTTTTGATATTACAGGAAAATTAATCAAATCATTTCAAGGCGACTTTTCTCAAAATGATGCTTTCAACATTTCTAATCTTAACCAAGGCCTATACCTTGTTAAAATCAAGAACAATAACGGCGCATTTCTAACCTCGAAATTGATCAAACAATAA
- a CDS encoding SusE domain-containing protein, with translation MKFTKFSALILSLFFVFMACEKDETLETSSPEAQFKLLEPTISNINLNYNLPDNPAMTIVWDNPLSSGTDGYVIELSSDNSFESPMVVGTSTTDRFTMTVSEFNNTVLGAGADAFEPFTVYLRVTSGSLVSNSVSFSVSSYSEALPIITSPDNSFNLVLLETTPNDTAISMSWEDPDFGENSSVVVSYDVQFAQGGTNFETIITETAGNDTSLEFTHEAFNDIVLNAGLAAEEAGSLDFRVRASIMMDGGNMERISEPVTITVTPYSVELSPILYVVGAGAADAGWSWDNPVELPLQGTVYSGNINLINDAFRFFTEATNWDTGLNYPYYEAVGYTIDSNLVNAMDGDNNFQFTGTPGEYFIQIDTVAKTITLSPPVVGPNCNFDQLYLVGAGTDAGWSWDNPVSLPCTGNGTYSGNVTFSNDAFRFFTVNNNWDSGTNYPGYEGSGYTIDSNFTNAMDGDSNFFFNGTPGTYFLTVDDINKTITLEAEQLTCEFEQLWLVGAGIVDAGWSWDTPVALPCTGAGIYSGQVALQNDAFRFFTINSNWDTGINYPTYEGNGYTIDPDLINALDGDSNFLFDGTPGTYTITVDTVNLTISVD, from the coding sequence ATGAAATTTACAAAATTTAGTGCTCTAATACTTAGTTTGTTCTTTGTATTTATGGCATGCGAAAAAGATGAGACTCTAGAGACTTCCTCTCCTGAGGCGCAGTTTAAATTGTTAGAACCAACAATTTCAAATATCAATCTTAATTACAATTTACCAGACAATCCTGCAATGACTATTGTATGGGATAATCCACTATCTTCTGGCACTGACGGGTATGTTATAGAGCTTTCATCTGACAATTCTTTTGAGAGCCCTATGGTTGTTGGCACCTCAACTACTGATCGTTTTACAATGACAGTATCTGAGTTTAACAATACAGTTCTAGGTGCGGGTGCAGACGCTTTTGAACCTTTTACGGTTTACTTGCGTGTTACCTCGGGATCTCTCGTCTCAAACAGTGTAAGCTTTAGTGTATCTTCTTATTCTGAAGCATTACCAATTATCACTTCTCCTGACAATAGTTTCAATTTGGTGTTACTTGAAACCACACCAAACGATACCGCAATTTCTATGTCTTGGGAGGATCCTGATTTTGGAGAAAACAGCTCTGTAGTTGTAAGTTATGATGTGCAATTTGCTCAAGGTGGCACAAATTTCGAAACTATTATTACTGAAACTGCAGGAAATGATACAAGCTTAGAGTTTACTCATGAAGCCTTTAATGACATTGTTCTTAATGCGGGTTTAGCTGCAGAAGAAGCTGGAAGTTTAGACTTTAGAGTGAGAGCAAGCATTATGATGGATGGCGGTAATATGGAACGTATTTCTGAACCTGTTACCATTACTGTTACTCCTTACAGCGTAGAACTTTCGCCAATACTGTATGTCGTTGGTGCCGGTGCCGCAGATGCTGGCTGGTCTTGGGACAATCCGGTTGAACTTCCATTACAAGGAACTGTTTATTCTGGAAATATCAATTTAATTAATGATGCCTTTAGATTCTTTACTGAAGCGACCAACTGGGATACCGGACTAAACTACCCTTATTACGAAGCTGTTGGTTATACAATAGATTCTAATCTGGTCAATGCAATGGATGGGGATAATAACTTCCAATTTACAGGAACTCCAGGAGAATATTTTATTCAAATTGATACCGTTGCTAAAACCATAACTTTAAGTCCTCCAGTAGTAGGCCCAAACTGTAACTTTGATCAATTATACTTAGTTGGAGCAGGAACAGATGCAGGATGGTCTTGGGATAACCCAGTTTCATTACCCTGCACTGGTAATGGTACATATTCAGGCAACGTTACCTTTTCAAATGATGCCTTTAGATTTTTCACCGTTAACAACAATTGGGATTCAGGAACCAACTACCCAGGTTATGAAGGTTCAGGGTATACTATTGATAGTAATTTCACGAATGCTATGGATGGAGATTCAAACTTCTTTTTTAACGGTACCCCAGGAACCTACTTCCTTACTGTAGACGATATCAACAAAACCATAACCTTAGAAGCCGAACAATTAACGTGCGAATTTGAGCAATTATGGCTAGTAGGCGCAGGAATTGTAGATGCCGGTTGGTCTTGGGATACACCTGTAGCCTTACCATGCACAGGTGCAGGAATTTATTCTGGACAAGTCGCTTTACAGAATGATGCGTTCAGATTCTTTACCATAAATAGCAATTGGGATACAGGTATTAATTATCCAACCTATGAAGGTAATGGATACACTATAGACCCAGATCTAATCAATGCCCTGGATGGAGATTCAAACTTCCTATTTGACGGAACTCCAGGAACCTATACCATCACAGTAGACACGGTTAATCTTACGATATCAGTAGATTAA
- a CDS encoding SusE domain-containing protein, translating into MKFKILLLAVLSLGFFLNSCEDDNAIITVSETNPISLSELSVSMIELDPNNPANPAVTFNWEEADYGFPASENYDVIMASDASFTNPVVATSAAGATSATLSMNELNTIAGTVGIPPFEFNTLYAKVESSIGTQNGLPVSSNAIMFSVQPYFNYDFKDYFLVGNGTAADWNNNNNNPPLFRDAENIDLYTYTGLFTKGGGGFTDGRFKLLEARGMWQPQWGTTLSEPDDLIETSGEIAGNPTTQDSDPGRFGVTADGYYKFTVNFSSFTYSIEPYDASGATEFSSMTLQGSALTEDAVMMQLPFDSHIWYVNSINLAPGDVSFTTNTGASWGSDSSFSGSATEGGNAIPVIVQDDYEVWFNDLTGDYIMIPLNL; encoded by the coding sequence ATGAAATTTAAAATTTTACTGTTAGCAGTGCTGTCTCTAGGTTTTTTTCTTAACTCCTGCGAAGATGATAATGCTATAATAACAGTTTCTGAAACAAATCCTATAAGTCTATCAGAGCTTTCGGTGTCGATGATAGAATTAGACCCTAACAACCCAGCTAATCCTGCGGTAACTTTTAATTGGGAAGAGGCAGACTACGGATTCCCTGCATCAGAAAATTATGATGTGATCATGGCTTCAGATGCTTCTTTTACTAACCCTGTTGTAGCAACCTCTGCAGCAGGCGCTACATCTGCCACATTATCTATGAATGAATTGAATACCATAGCTGGTACCGTAGGAATACCTCCTTTTGAGTTTAACACGCTTTATGCTAAGGTTGAGAGCTCTATTGGTACACAAAACGGTCTCCCTGTGTCATCGAATGCTATTATGTTTTCTGTTCAACCTTATTTCAACTATGATTTTAAAGATTACTTTTTAGTTGGAAATGGTACCGCGGCAGATTGGAACAATAATAATAACAACCCTCCATTATTTAGAGATGCCGAAAACATTGACCTATACACTTACACCGGGTTGTTTACCAAAGGAGGGGGCGGTTTTACAGATGGAAGATTTAAGCTTTTGGAAGCAAGAGGAATGTGGCAACCACAGTGGGGAACTACCCTATCTGAACCAGACGACCTTATAGAGACCTCAGGAGAAATTGCCGGTAACCCAACAACACAAGATAGTGATCCAGGACGTTTTGGAGTTACTGCAGATGGTTATTATAAGTTTACAGTGAACTTCTCCTCTTTTACTTATTCGATTGAACCCTATGACGCTTCAGGGGCTACAGAATTTTCGAGTATGACCCTCCAAGGTTCAGCTTTAACTGAAGATGCCGTTATGATGCAATTACCGTTTGATTCACATATTTGGTATGTAAATAGCATAAATCTAGCGCCTGGTGATGTTTCCTTCACTACTAATACCGGTGCATCTTGGGGAAGTGACTCTTCATTCTCAGGCTCTGCTACCGAAGGTGGAAATGCAATTCCTGTAATTGTTCAAGATGATTATGAAGTTTGGTTTAACGACCTAACAGGCGATTACATCATGATCCCATTAAATTTATAA